In Snodgrassella alvi wkB2, the DNA window GCTTCCGTTATCGTTAATGTACCATCAACAACAATATGGCAGGACAAAGCATTCATATTGCTGGTAATGGTCCAGGCATGTAAATCATGTACAGCTTTAATTCCCGGCATATCCTGAATCACTCTGCCCAGCTGTTCCAGCTCAATTGCATCCGGTGTGCCTTCCATCAGAATACGCAAAGTGGTTTTCAGGATTCCGATTCCACTGTAAGCAATCAGGCAGGCTACCACTATACTTGCTACCGGGTCAGCCCAGCGCCAGCCAAACAGCATCATCAGTACAGCTGCGGCAATAGCACCCACAGAACCGAGTAAATCACCCAGTACGTGTAGAAACGCTCCGCGCATGTTTACATTATGTTCTGTCTCACTACTGCTGTGCATATACCAGGCAATAATAATATTTACCAGCAAACCAATCGTACTGATAACCAGCATGCCCCGGGTAGCGATATCCGGCGGATTAACAAAACGACCTATGGCTTCATAAACAATCATAACTGCAATTACCATTAGCGCCAGACCATTTACTGCCGCCGCAATAATTTCAAAGCGTTTATAACCAAAGGTCTGCCGACCGTTTACCGGCCGCTCACTCAGGTGAAATGCGATTAACGACAATGCCAGCGCCAGTGCATCCGAAAACATATGACCAGCATCCGACAGCAGTGCCAGACTATTGGTTAACCAACCACCAATAATCTCTACCACCATATATGCACCGATAATCAGCAGTGAAATACTTAAAACTTTTTTATCTGCACTGTGTGCACCAAGATGATGATGGTGATGGTGATGATGAGCTTCATCATGTTCATGTTCATGCTCATGTGTATGGTTATGTTCGTGCATAGTATTCCTTTAAATATTGTCTGATACCATTAATACGTTAAACCCTGACATATGGTAAAAGTCAAATGTGAATATCAGCAGATTTCAGCTCAGAACATTCTGGAATCCATAGTTAATATTTATACATACCGGCAATAAATTTTTACGTAA includes these proteins:
- a CDS encoding cation diffusion facilitator family transporter, producing MHEHNHTHEHEHEHDEAHHHHHHHHLGAHSADKKVLSISLLIIGAYMVVEIIGGWLTNSLALLSDAGHMFSDALALALSLIAFHLSERPVNGRQTFGYKRFEIIAAAVNGLALMVIAVMIVYEAIGRFVNPPDIATRGMLVISTIGLLVNIIIAWYMHSSSETEHNVNMRGAFLHVLGDLLGSVGAIAAAVLMMLFGWRWADPVASIVVACLIAYSGIGILKTTLRILMEGTPDAIELEQLGRVIQDMPGIKAVHDLHAWTITSNMNALSCHIVVDGTLTITEAEKLVNELAEVLLRHDIHHVTVQTESAAHKHSNNLLCCIPSVAGQHVH